In Paenibacillus phoenicis, one genomic interval encodes:
- the yyaC gene encoding spore protease YyaC encodes MQEQKEWPAAGVNRRKLSGGELAAFFADIRARHLREDVTFLCIGTDRSTGDALGPLVGTKLTEQGFEHVIGTLREPCDATNLERRMAEIPEGRVIIAIDACLGMADSVGTYLVSSQPLQPAQSVGASLPEVGHYSIAAVVNVNGPKPYWTLQMTSLYKVMQMADEIAGAAASAFR; translated from the coding sequence ATGCAGGAACAGAAGGAATGGCCGGCGGCGGGAGTAAACCGGAGGAAGCTGAGCGGCGGGGAGCTGGCGGCTTTTTTTGCAGACATTCGTGCCCGGCATCTTCGTGAGGACGTTACCTTTCTATGCATCGGTACGGATCGGTCGACGGGAGACGCGCTGGGGCCGTTGGTGGGGACGAAGCTGACAGAGCAGGGATTTGAGCACGTCATTGGAACGCTCCGCGAGCCGTGTGACGCAACCAATCTGGAGAGGCGCATGGCCGAAATCCCCGAAGGGCGCGTGATCATCGCCATCGATGCCTGCCTGGGGATGGCCGATTCGGTGGGGACGTACCTCGTGTCCAGCCAGCCGTTGCAACCGGCCCAATCCGTCGGGGCCAGCTTGCCGGAGGTCGGGCATTACAGCATTGCCGCAGTCGTTAACGTCAACGGCCCCAAGCCCTATTGGACGCTGCAGATGACCTCGCTATACAAGGTCATGCAAATGGCCGATGAAATCGCGGGCGCTGCGGCATCGGCATTTCGGTGA
- a CDS encoding alpha/beta fold hydrolase — MDKVTVNGTTIAYEQQGQGETVVLLHGFCGSSAYWEKVQPLLAEQYQVIAPDLRGHGATTAPVGAYTIDQMADDVAGLMEALGITKYTLLGHSMGGYTALSLAQRYADRLNAFGLIHSTGYPDSEEAKEKRLQAVSRIRSEGITHFVDGLVPGLFAPDNVSKLGAEVDRVKEIGYKTPPQGATGAALAMRERPDRRDVMEATSLPLLLVAGESDTVVPMARLFTTEGPNVTKAVIKGAGHMSMYEAPEQLTAVIADFMRSVTEKTVEV, encoded by the coding sequence ATGGACAAAGTAACAGTTAACGGAACAACGATCGCCTATGAACAACAAGGACAGGGCGAAACAGTAGTTTTGCTGCACGGTTTTTGCGGCAGCTCCGCTTACTGGGAGAAGGTTCAGCCGCTGCTTGCCGAACAATATCAGGTCATCGCCCCCGATCTTCGGGGCCACGGGGCCACAACTGCGCCAGTCGGCGCGTATACGATCGATCAAATGGCGGACGATGTCGCAGGTCTGATGGAGGCATTGGGCATCACCAAGTACACGCTGCTTGGTCATTCGATGGGAGGCTACACTGCCCTATCGTTGGCTCAGCGGTATGCAGATCGGTTAAATGCCTTTGGTCTGATCCATTCAACCGGCTATCCGGACAGTGAGGAAGCCAAGGAGAAACGGCTTCAGGCGGTTTCCCGCATTCGGTCCGAAGGCATCACCCACTTTGTGGACGGACTCGTGCCGGGGTTATTTGCACCGGACAATGTCAGCAAACTTGGAGCCGAAGTGGATCGCGTAAAGGAGATTGGCTACAAGACGCCGCCTCAAGGGGCGACGGGAGCCGCGCTGGCTATGCGTGAGCGGCCCGACCGCCGTGACGTGATGGAGGCGACATCGCTTCCGTTGCTGCTGGTCGCAGGTGAAAGCGATACCGTCGTACCGATGGCGCGGCTGTTTACGACCGAAGGACCCAACGTCACAAAGGCGGTCATCAAAGGCGCGGGTCACATGAGCATGTATGAAGCGCCGGAGCAGCTGACAGCGGTCATCGCCGATTTTATGCGCAGCGTAACGGAAAAGACCGTGGAAGTGTAA
- a CDS encoding asparaginase encodes MNYNEALLVNEYRGGLLECAHYGHICVVDEQGNIVGQAGNPRATVFTRSAAKPIQAIPGIRAGMKEAYGLTDEEIAIMAASHRAEEIHVETLNRLLEKTGLTEERLVCAPSLPLDRVAKEQLLRQGGTYRRIYHNCSGKHLGVLAYCKMKGYPLESYNHPEHPVQKEILVTLAGLAGIPEAQISLGTDGCGFPVFALPLSALASAYLKLACPDLIEDSATAEAVRVITGAMNRQPLLVAGTGRIDSILLGDPNIVAKGGFKGVYAFALRRERLGITFKIQDGSEEEWGMIALSVLEQLGYENEGTLQKLREAFPSSIKNDEGWEVGQAEIAFQLER; translated from the coding sequence ATGAACTATAACGAAGCTTTGCTGGTTAATGAATATCGCGGGGGGCTGCTGGAATGCGCCCACTATGGTCATATTTGCGTCGTTGATGAACAAGGGAACATTGTGGGGCAGGCAGGGAATCCCCGAGCCACCGTATTTACCCGCTCTGCGGCCAAGCCGATTCAGGCGATTCCGGGGATTCGCGCCGGGATGAAGGAGGCTTATGGTCTAACGGACGAGGAGATTGCCATCATGGCCGCTTCGCATCGGGCCGAGGAGATCCACGTCGAGACGCTCAATCGACTGCTGGAGAAGACGGGGCTTACGGAAGAACGGCTCGTATGCGCCCCCAGCCTGCCACTGGATCGGGTCGCCAAGGAACAGCTGCTTCGACAAGGCGGAACGTACCGTCGAATCTACCATAATTGCTCGGGCAAACATTTAGGCGTTCTCGCCTATTGCAAAATGAAAGGATACCCGCTGGAAAGCTATAATCATCCGGAGCATCCGGTTCAGAAGGAAATCTTGGTGACGCTGGCCGGCTTGGCGGGGATTCCGGAAGCGCAGATTTCGCTGGGGACGGATGGCTGCGGTTTTCCTGTTTTCGCCCTCCCGTTATCCGCTTTGGCTTCCGCCTATTTGAAGCTGGCATGTCCGGATTTGATCGAGGATTCGGCTACCGCTGAGGCGGTCAGAGTCATTACCGGCGCTATGAACCGCCAACCCTTGCTGGTTGCCGGCACCGGGCGGATCGATTCGATCCTGCTGGGCGATCCGAATATCGTGGCCAAAGGCGGTTTTAAAGGGGTTTATGCGTTTGCTCTGCGCCGCGAGCGCCTAGGGATCACGTTTAAAATTCAGGACGGCTCCGAGGAGGAGTGGGGAATGATCGCTTTATCCGTGCTGGAGCAGCTCGGATACGAAAACGAGGGAACGCTGCAGAAGCTCCGCGAAGCATTCCCGTCTTCGATCAAGAACGATGAGGGCTGGGAAGTAGGGCAAGCCGAAATCGCGTTTCAGCTGGAACGCTAA
- a CDS encoding DUF1128 family protein, protein MDLSIKSKENIEFMIEAIKSKLKMASAAAMSASAFHVNQYDDIRDVYDIVMSKERLSISEVEALAQELGRLRNKA, encoded by the coding sequence ATGGATCTATCCATCAAGAGCAAGGAAAATATCGAGTTCATGATCGAAGCGATCAAAAGCAAGTTGAAAATGGCCTCCGCAGCGGCGATGTCGGCGTCCGCATTCCACGTTAACCAATATGATGATATCCGCGATGTTTATGACATCGTCATGAGCAAAGAGCGGCTTAGCATCTCCGAAGTTGAAGCGCTCGCCCAAGAGCTGGGGAGACTGCGGAATAAAGCCTAA
- a CDS encoding DUF948 domain-containing protein, which yields MIWEISVAVAAAAFVVLVVYLVKTLKAAEHSLKTTTETLKDVQKTIDELGSDVRQVVRQANELTSDIQHKMKQIDPLMESVKHAGEVLSEVTLATKQVSAALASRIASRPLSVKRKAPASPAPATSVPSAQPLQAEGEQPVQEANRKSANWVKWVDVAADVWQKYRS from the coding sequence ATGATTTGGGAGATCAGCGTGGCGGTGGCTGCGGCGGCTTTTGTGGTGCTTGTCGTTTATTTGGTCAAAACGCTGAAAGCGGCGGAACATTCGCTGAAGACAACCACCGAAACATTGAAGGACGTACAAAAAACGATCGATGAGTTGGGCAGCGACGTCCGGCAGGTCGTCCGGCAAGCGAATGAACTGACCAGCGACATCCAGCACAAAATGAAGCAGATCGACCCGCTGATGGAATCGGTTAAACATGCGGGTGAAGTGTTAAGTGAAGTTACGCTGGCGACAAAGCAGGTTTCGGCAGCCCTTGCCAGCCGTATCGCCAGCCGTCCTCTGTCGGTCAAGCGAAAGGCTCCGGCATCTCCGGCTCCGGCAACCTCTGTACCTTCGGCCCAGCCGCTGCAAGCTGAAGGAGAGCAGCCGGTGCAGGAAGCGAACCGCAAATCGGCGAATTGGGTCAAATGGGTGGATGTCGCCGCCGATGTCTGGCAGAAATATCGGAGTTAA
- a CDS encoding C40 family peptidase — translation MKRSVAITLLSAILLSTYTAVPHQASAATTTATSQSITKGHIVGGVNFRDQPSLSGKVIGFLKKGSEVTVLDQSNKYFYLVKTEDGSIGYVSSNEKYIQLETVNTAPSQPLLNLPATVTYGVNLRDQPSTSGNVITMLRKGTTLTILEQSNEHFYKVQTNDGTIGYVSTIDKYLEIGGQSSTPQPTPTPAPSSGISQQIEQVIQAGMKYLGTPYEYGSSRSNTNTFDCSDFVRQAYKDALGITLPADSRKQGDYIKSNGTAVYRIDQLKRGDLVFFMSYKGSSAKSYQGIDKQSQRITHVAIYLGNGQLLHTYSNESGGVIVDKLDGSWVYRFMFGGSVLK, via the coding sequence ATGAAACGAAGCGTAGCGATCACATTATTGAGTGCCATTCTTCTCTCTACTTATACAGCTGTTCCTCATCAGGCATCAGCCGCAACCACAACCGCAACCTCACAATCGATCACCAAAGGCCATATTGTCGGCGGAGTCAATTTCCGTGACCAACCTTCCCTTTCGGGTAAAGTGATTGGTTTTCTCAAAAAGGGCTCCGAAGTCACCGTATTGGATCAAAGCAATAAATATTTCTATCTAGTGAAAACCGAAGATGGGAGCATCGGTTACGTCAGTTCGAACGAAAAGTACATTCAACTGGAAACCGTGAACACCGCTCCTTCCCAACCTTTGCTTAATTTGCCGGCAACGGTGACGTACGGCGTCAACCTGCGCGATCAACCGTCCACCTCGGGCAACGTCATCACGATGCTTCGCAAAGGTACCACATTAACGATTCTCGAGCAAAGCAATGAGCATTTCTATAAAGTACAGACGAACGACGGGACGATTGGTTACGTTAGTACGATAGATAAATATTTGGAAATTGGCGGACAATCCAGCACGCCGCAGCCAACACCAACTCCCGCTCCTTCCAGTGGGATTAGCCAGCAAATCGAGCAGGTGATTCAGGCCGGTATGAAATACCTCGGCACTCCGTACGAGTACGGCTCCAGCCGCAGCAATACGAATACGTTTGATTGCTCTGATTTCGTAAGACAAGCCTATAAGGATGCCTTGGGCATTACGCTTCCTGCGGATTCCCGCAAGCAAGGGGATTACATAAAGAGCAATGGAACGGCCGTATATCGCATCGATCAATTGAAGCGCGGCGATCTGGTCTTCTTCATGAGCTATAAAGGCTCTTCGGCCAAGTCCTACCAGGGAATCGACAAGCAAAGCCAGCGGATTACCCACGTCGCGATCTATCTTGGCAACGGCCAGCTCCTGCACACGTATTCCAATGAATCCGGCGGGGTTATCGTCGACAAGCTCGACGGCTCCTGGGTTTACCGCTTTATGTTTGGCGGCAGCGTCCTGAAATAA
- a CDS encoding DUF6483 family protein, whose translation MLRRDYLMKMIEEMTEVLGKVFMLKQQKKKIEALWTLDELFKGQFRLSSQLLENLPAKDIVRLFQSGGEIEADKLQSLSRLLKEEGDVYESSGEPDEAAKRWIKSLHLYLTAALHGADRSLWDLPAAIAELQSLLKPYRLPPDTEWLVLQWEEGEGRYDQAENALYRLLEEGHATKEDAVEFYQRLLALPRDTLAAGGLPAEEVEEGLADVEARF comes from the coding sequence GTGCTGCGAAGAGATTACCTTATGAAGATGATCGAGGAAATGACCGAGGTACTGGGAAAAGTGTTTATGCTTAAACAGCAGAAAAAGAAGATCGAAGCGTTATGGACGCTCGACGAGCTGTTTAAAGGGCAGTTTCGCTTGAGCTCCCAGCTGCTGGAGAACTTGCCCGCTAAAGACATCGTACGCCTGTTTCAAAGCGGCGGGGAAATCGAGGCGGACAAGCTCCAAAGTCTGTCCCGTCTGCTCAAAGAAGAGGGCGACGTGTACGAGAGCTCTGGAGAGCCGGACGAAGCGGCAAAGCGTTGGATCAAGTCGCTTCATCTTTACTTGACCGCTGCGCTGCATGGTGCGGACCGCTCCCTTTGGGATCTGCCCGCGGCTATTGCTGAGCTGCAATCGCTGTTAAAGCCCTACCGTCTTCCGCCGGACACCGAATGGCTGGTGTTGCAATGGGAAGAAGGTGAAGGCCGCTACGACCAGGCGGAAAATGCACTCTACCGCTTGCTGGAGGAAGGCCATGCCACCAAAGAAGACGCGGTGGAGTTTTACCAGCGATTGCTCGCGCTTCCGCGGGATACGCTTGCAGCTGGGGGCTTGCCGGCTGAGGAAGTTGAGGAGGGGCTTGCCGACGTGGAGGCCCGGTTTTGA
- a CDS encoding PP2C family protein-serine/threonine phosphatase, with translation MRILIVDDNPTNTMIIREILKKENYRNTVTVTSARDMFERLGVKNLDAVEESGPSDVDLILLDMMMPEMDGIQACRILQRSEHLKEIPIIVVTAVGDSHKLAEALDAGAVDYVTKPINKVELMARIRLALRLKLEKDWHRNRDQRIQEELKLASLVQNAVLSPPIHDSEVEIDALYKPSYELAGDLYSWYSLGEGKYAVILLDMMGHGISSSLFCMFISSVLKDTVFTYVEPKLVIEELNRRFIQLHIESKLIQYYFTAIYLVVDTRRKVIEYVNAGHPPALLYTNNKQPVRLDQVGPPVGLFDGIETHPQILHYEGPGHLVLYTDGLMDGQEDSLEARQAWLEEQLNTCSHHFDREMMSRLFFEDAVPLNREDDKCLVWISFK, from the coding sequence ATGCGAATCTTGATCGTTGACGACAATCCGACAAATACCATGATCATTCGTGAGATTTTAAAGAAGGAAAACTACCGCAACACAGTCACCGTAACTTCGGCCCGGGACATGTTCGAGCGGCTCGGCGTCAAAAATTTGGATGCGGTTGAAGAAAGCGGGCCATCCGATGTGGATTTGATCCTGCTGGATATGATGATGCCGGAGATGGACGGGATTCAGGCTTGTCGGATTTTGCAGCGCTCCGAGCATCTGAAGGAGATTCCCATTATCGTAGTCACGGCCGTTGGGGATTCCCACAAGCTGGCGGAAGCGTTGGATGCCGGAGCTGTGGATTATGTGACGAAACCGATCAACAAGGTGGAGCTGATGGCGCGGATTCGCCTGGCTCTGCGGCTGAAGCTGGAGAAGGACTGGCACCGTAACCGGGATCAGCGCATCCAGGAGGAATTGAAGCTGGCGTCGCTTGTTCAAAACGCTGTCCTTAGCCCCCCGATCCATGATTCGGAGGTCGAAATCGATGCCCTGTACAAGCCTTCCTATGAATTGGCAGGAGATTTGTACTCCTGGTACTCGCTTGGTGAGGGGAAGTATGCGGTGATCCTGCTGGATATGATGGGTCACGGCATTTCTTCTTCCCTCTTCTGTATGTTCATCTCCTCTGTTCTCAAAGATACCGTGTTTACCTATGTGGAACCGAAGCTGGTTATTGAAGAGTTAAACCGTCGCTTTATCCAGCTGCATATCGAAAGCAAATTGATTCAATATTATTTCACCGCCATCTATCTTGTGGTGGATACCCGGCGCAAAGTGATCGAATACGTGAATGCCGGACATCCGCCTGCCCTCCTGTACACGAACAATAAGCAACCCGTTCGTTTGGATCAAGTGGGGCCGCCCGTAGGCTTGTTTGATGGAATCGAAACGCATCCGCAGATTCTACATTACGAAGGACCAGGCCATCTCGTCCTCTACACCGACGGGTTGATGGATGGACAGGAGGATTCCTTAGAGGCACGTCAGGCGTGGCTGGAGGAGCAGTTAAATACCTGCAGCCATCACTTCGACCGCGAGATGATGAGCCGGTTGTTCTTCGAAGATGCCGTCCCGCTGAACAGAGAAGACGATAAATGTCTGGTATGGATCTCGTTCAAATGA
- a CDS encoding sigma-70 family RNA polymerase sigma factor — MTDRAAPQASLHESTRLIQLYQQTRDNEIATQLIRKYDSMVKMAAAKIARNRPDLYEDLYQVGEMALVRLLQQYDSELGIPFEPYAMKSMIGHMKNYLRDKSWYIQVPRRIKEKGALVQQAIDELTLKLERSPNVQEIAEYLELSVEETVEVLAGRDCYHYVSLDSPLSPDESAVTLGEVISADADDYDALENRMDLQQALGQLKAQEQQVLLMAYQEGQSQRAIARKLGISQMSVSRIQKRATERLKQIMNHMNTT, encoded by the coding sequence ATGACCGATCGTGCGGCTCCCCAAGCTTCTTTGCACGAATCTACCCGCCTCATTCAGCTGTACCAGCAAACCAGAGACAATGAGATCGCCACGCAGTTAATCCGGAAATACGATTCGATGGTCAAAATGGCCGCCGCGAAAATTGCTCGAAATCGACCGGATTTGTACGAAGACCTGTACCAGGTGGGCGAAATGGCATTGGTTCGTTTGCTGCAGCAGTATGACAGCGAGCTGGGTATTCCGTTTGAACCGTATGCGATGAAGAGTATGATCGGGCATATGAAAAATTATTTGCGTGACAAGTCTTGGTATATTCAAGTGCCGCGGCGAATTAAGGAAAAGGGAGCGCTGGTTCAGCAGGCGATCGATGAGCTGACGCTGAAGCTGGAGCGATCTCCCAATGTGCAGGAGATCGCGGAGTATCTGGAGCTCTCGGTTGAAGAAACGGTTGAGGTGCTGGCCGGCCGGGATTGTTATCATTACGTGTCCCTGGATTCGCCCTTATCACCGGATGAAAGCGCCGTAACGCTGGGCGAAGTGATCAGCGCGGATGCAGATGATTACGATGCGCTTGAGAACCGGATGGATTTGCAACAAGCGCTGGGACAATTGAAGGCGCAAGAGCAGCAGGTTTTGCTGATGGCCTATCAGGAGGGGCAATCCCAAAGGGCCATTGCCCGGAAGCTGGGCATCTCTCAGATGAGTGTATCCCGCATTCAGAAGCGAGCGACCGAACGGCTGAAGCAAATCATGAATCATATGAACACCACTTAA
- the rsbW gene encoding anti-sigma B factor RsbW — MVEETERIVISLPATAEYVDIVRLNLYGIASKMGFSYEEIEDMKVAVSEACNNTVLYAYKQDAGKMEITFEILTDALSITVKDEGESFEPWRQAGGVTLHEKELSEAPIGGLGFYLMQALMDDVRVETQSGKGTRVTMVRRLQRSEEKV, encoded by the coding sequence ATGGTAGAGGAAACAGAGAGAATTGTCATCAGCCTTCCGGCGACAGCCGAATATGTGGATATTGTAAGGCTGAATCTTTACGGTATCGCATCGAAAATGGGATTTTCGTATGAGGAAATCGAAGACATGAAGGTGGCGGTATCCGAAGCATGCAACAATACCGTGTTGTATGCGTACAAGCAGGATGCCGGCAAAATGGAAATCACGTTTGAGATCTTAACGGATGCTTTGTCTATTACGGTCAAAGATGAAGGGGAGAGCTTTGAGCCGTGGCGACAGGCTGGAGGCGTGACTCTACATGAAAAAGAGTTGAGCGAGGCCCCGATTGGCGGATTAGGTTTCTATCTGATGCAGGCGCTCATGGACGACGTCCGCGTAGAAACGCAATCCGGAAAAGGCACAAGGGTGACGATGGTCCGCCGACTCCAGAGGAGTGAAGAGAAGGTATGA
- a CDS encoding STAS domain-containing protein has protein sequence MNTRKSLKFSTTTQRENGVCTVSLRGELDLSAAPDFRKVMDPLVGIDDADLVLNLKELKYIDSTGIGIFLSILKARQGMNSSFYVQEVPDHIRKLFEMTGIAKFFAEQKNSQ, from the coding sequence ATGAATACAAGAAAAAGTTTGAAATTTTCCACCACAACACAACGGGAAAACGGAGTTTGTACCGTATCGCTGCGCGGTGAGTTGGACTTGTCTGCAGCGCCAGACTTCCGTAAGGTGATGGACCCGCTGGTTGGCATCGATGACGCGGATTTAGTCCTGAATCTGAAGGAATTGAAATACATCGACAGCACCGGAATCGGAATTTTTCTGTCCATCTTAAAGGCTAGGCAAGGGATGAACTCGAGTTTTTACGTGCAGGAAGTACCGGACCATATCCGGAAGCTGTTTGAAATGACTGGGATCGCTAAGTTTTTCGCGGAGCAGAAGAACTCCCAATAA